A genomic region of Gloeocapsopsis dulcis contains the following coding sequences:
- a CDS encoding helix-turn-helix domain-containing protein: MQSFVTETETLEPHQKLFDEMLNRFNLSAKAISSAAGVSEVMISRFRRGKVDLGAAKLIALLATVPDEAKEWYLAQLLGVKPGISLRSFVICASPQEKAEVLNIIAGWMQEAPALVEIEPVAKAV; encoded by the coding sequence ATGCAAAGTTTTGTAACAGAAACAGAAACGCTAGAGCCGCATCAAAAATTATTTGATGAAATGCTTAATCGGTTCAATTTAAGCGCAAAGGCAATTTCTTCTGCGGCAGGGGTATCAGAAGTAATGATTTCTCGGTTTCGTCGAGGCAAGGTGGATTTGGGGGCTGCCAAACTAATTGCACTTTTGGCTACTGTTCCTGATGAAGCCAAAGAATGGTATTTGGCTCAGCTACTAGGAGTCAAACCTGGGATCAGCCTGCGTTCATTTGTAATATGTGCCTCTCCACAAGAAAAAGCTGAAGTATTGAACATCATCGCAGGGTGGATGCAAGAAGCTCCAGCATTAGTAGAAATTGAACCAGTTGCTAAAGCGGTGTAA